From the Solanum stenotomum isolate F172 chromosome 4, ASM1918654v1, whole genome shotgun sequence genome, one window contains:
- the LOC125862012 gene encoding classical arabinogalactan protein 5-like, with amino-acid sequence MAYSKVIIALMLAFVAGSAFAQAPGASPAASPKSSPAPVASPPVATPPPTTSTPPIVAPANPPTTASSPSDSPLASPPAPPTAETPSSSPSGAASPPSIAAAPGGSPTESPNSASLNRVAVAGSAVAAVFAAALML; translated from the coding sequence ATGGCATACTCAAAGGTGATTATTGCTCTAATGTTGGCGTTTGTCGCCGGATCTGCTTTCGCACAGGCACCAGGAGCATCTCCGGCAGCTTCTCCGAAGAGTTCTCCGGCACCGGTAGCATCACCACCAGTGGCGACTCCTCCTCCTACTACATCAACACCACCTATCGTTGCCCCTGCAAATCCTCCCACTACTGCATCTTCTCCATCCGATTCTCCATTAGCATCTCCACCAGCTCCACCAACTGCCGAGACTCCGTCGTCGTCTCCTTCCGGTGCTGCTTCTCCTCCATCCATCGCCGCCGCTCCCGGAGGTTCTCCTACCGAATCTCCTAACTCTGCTTCCTTGAACAGAGTCGCCGTCGCCGGATCTGCTGTTGCAGCTGTCTTTGCTGCTGCTTTGATGCTCTAA